CGCGcgaaggtggagggggtggaggTGCTTTCTTCTGTATCGCAGCCCCGTTCAATGTCGTCGAACTACTTCTTCTCGTGACACCTCCGAAAGGCGACACCGGGGAATCAGACCGCCCCTGGTACAATCTATCGGGGCTAGTGCCAGATCGCGGGCTGGCATCCTCCGAAGGATCGGCGGCCATCCGAGCCAGGACGCTGTTCCTGCCCGTAATAAAATTCTCGCTAGGCGCTCGAGATGGTCGAGGACTTGAGCTATACGTTTGTTCCTGTCGTAATTGTGCTGGGCTTTCGAACGTGGAAGTCCTACCGAGGAATGGTCTCTGCGGTACAGGCTCCGGGACATAGACTTCTCTCGAGTCCCCCACATCGGACGGAGACCTGCTTGTCCGAATGATAGGGCGCAGTTCTGCCGAGTTGCTAAGTTCCTCGTGCAAGGGTTCGTAGCGCTCCTGGTACGAATGGGCTGTGCTAGCACGGGCACGACCAGGGCGCCGACCACTTGAACTTTGTGTCTGAGATTGCCTGTCACGgaataattaatatacttgTGAAAGGCGTTTCCTTGCGTCAACAGTTACTCACCGGCTAGGCCAATCATTCTTGAGTTGGAGAAGCACTTCTCTGCACTTCTCGTGGTAGTTCAATTGCGCTTCCAAAAACGCTTCCAAATCCGCAATACTCTCTACTTCACCTTCTTTGATGTCC
This Aspergillus flavus chromosome 1, complete sequence DNA region includes the following protein-coding sequences:
- a CDS encoding lysophosphatidic acid acyltransferase (BAR domain protein), with the protein product MNVNRKFDRFKQWAGERMGGEIKTNLSDDFKAMETEMSVRNEGLDRLHKSMVAYVKAVSKRSEGDDKEKTLPIGHLGTSMVSHGEDYDAHSDYGRCLTKFGRTEERIARLQESYIAEANSSWLESLDRSLAQMKQYQNARRKLDSRRLAFDTSLSKMQKAKKEDFRAEEELRTQKAKYEEANDDVYRRMQDIKEGEVESIADLEAFLEAQLNYHEKCREVLLQLKNDWPSRQSQTQSSSGRRPGRARASTAHSYQERYEPLHEELSNSAELRPIIRTSRSPSDVGDSREVYVPEPVPQRPFLGRTSTFESPAQLRQEQTYSSSPRPSRAPSENFITGRNSVLARMAADPSEDASPRSGTSPDRLYQGRSDSPVSPFGGVTRRSSSTTLNGAAIQKKAPPPPPPSRAKKPPPPPPPMKKPILNAGEA